GTGGACCAACTTCGCCGCGGTCGACGGGGACCGCCTGCGCGTCGGCGACGCCGTCGACGGGCTGTTCCTCGACGACTCCTCGTCGCTCATCCTCTCGTGGCCGGAGGGGTACCGCCTCGCGGAGACGACCCCCGAGCCGAGCGAGGTCCGCGACCGGTCCGTCGTCTGGAACGGCCCGGTCGACTTCTCGGCCGGCCAGCCGCGGATCACGGCCGCCCCCGCGGGGCCGCTCGCGGGGATTCCGACCGCCGGACTGCTCGCGGTCGTCGGGATCCTCGTCGTCGCCGGCGGAGTCGTCGCCTACCGCCGCCGGATCGGCGACGGCGGCGAGGGCGGGGGAGTCCCGGCGGCCGGCGCGAGCGGCGCGGCAGCGAGCGACGCCGCAGCGGACGGCGCGGCGGCGAGCGGCGCGGATCCGGGCGGGGACGAGACGGCGGGCGCGGGAGCGGCCGCGGCGGACGACGACTCAGCCTCTGACGAGGAGGAGGACCCGACCGAGTCGGAGGACGCGCCCCCGGTCGACAGCGACCTGCTGAGCAACGAGGAGCAGGTGCTTCGGCTCGTCGAGTCGGAGGGCGGCCGGATGAAACAGAAGCGCGTGGCGGAGGAGTTGGACTGGACCGCCGCGAAGACGAGTCAGGTGGTGACGGGGTTGCGCGACGAGGGCGACCTCGACGGGTTCCGGCTCGGCCGCGAGAACGTCCTCTCGCTGCCGGACTACGATCCGGAGGGAGATCCGAGCGCGAACGGGGGCGAGAGCGACGGGGGAGGAGGCGGAGACGACGGCGAAGCCGAGAGCGGCGGCGACGAACCGGACGGAGCCGGCGCTACCGGGACCGACTGAGCGGCACGGTCGCGGCTCGGGGCCGACCGACGCCGGTCACAGGTCCCGAGAGCGGCCGAGGTGTCGCAGTTCGCCCCCGCACTCGCACTGGCCGGGCGAGTCCGTCCGCCGCCCGCATTCGAAACACTCGTACACTTCTTCTTCGACGTGGTCGGTCTCTGGTCGCATATCTGTCGCTACGCGTCCGTGATACATAGCCACACACCTAATATTCCTATGAGTGTATGATCATGTCCGGCCCGAACGGTGGACGAGTGATCGGATTCATCGACGATAGGTACTATCCGGGCGGGTCGCTGCGGACGAAACGCCGGTGTGCCCACGTGGACCCCGTCCAAGTGGTACGTGTCAGCGGCGAGCGTTTGAAGAGGTGGACCGGAGACGGAGACCGAGAACCGCGGCCGTGCCGCTTTCCGGACGCAGATCCCTCTCAGAGCTCTTCGACTCGACGCCGTTCCGTCAGAAGAGCCGGAGGAGGGATTTGAACCCTCGACCTATTCCTTACGAAGGAATCGCTCTGCCAGCTGAGCTACCCCGGCGCGTATCGAACAATTCCCGGACGGAAAAATAAGGGTTCCGAAACGGGGACGGGACGGGGATCGGTCCCACCGTCCGCGGGATGAGGGGCCGGCGGCTCGGCGGAGAACCACAAACACGTTCGTCACGGCTGCGGCGGTATTCTACGAGAACACGACAAAGAAGTGCGAACGAGATATGAGAATATAAGGAAAAAGACTAAATACGTGTTCGGTCCTCAATTCGAGTGTGATGACACCGCCCGCGTGCCGAGACGGCGGGGATCGACTCCCCCGGCGGTGCGTGCCCGGTCGAAGCCCGTACCGGGCGACGAGGGTCCGGCCGGTCGTCACCCCCACGGCGACTCGGCGCGGCCGTCATCCCCATCAGCGTTCCGTCGCGGCGACCGCGAATCGCGTCTCCGACGCGCCAAGCGCAGAATCGCCTCTGGCCCGACGACTTCCGCCGCGACCGCTTGTCATGTGACGGGCCCCCAGCCGCTCCGCCCCGACCCCCCTCGGGGCGGCGCGGCGTTTTCGCTGTCTCGATGTCCTCGCGAGCGGCGACGCCGACCGGCGACCGACTCCGGTCAGCGCCCGGACCCGGTCAGCCGAACAGCCGCTGCGCTCGGCGCACCGACGCCGAGAGGCCGCCGTAGCCCGCGCCGACCGCCCCCGCGAGCCGCAGCTCCGCCGGGGCGACGCCGAGGCGGTGCGAGAGCGGCCCGGGACGCGCGTCCGCCCCCGCGACGGCGACCGTGCGGCCGCGGACTCTGACCTCCGCGGTGAGGCCGCCGCGCGCCAGTTCGGCGACCGCGCGGTCCGAGACGGAGTCGTCCGGGAGCCGGCGCGCGACTCGGAGGGCGTCGCGGACGCCGTCGACCTCGACGAAGATCCGCCGGTCCGTCGCGTGGACCGCCGCCTCGACGCCGTCGACCGACAGCGTCAGGTCCTCGGTCTCGACCGAGAGCCGGCGTCCCGCGTCACTCGCGTTCACTCGTCGTGACCCGGACACCGCCGTCGACGCGCCACTCGGCGTGCTCGGCGTCCTCGCCGGTGCCGCTCGGCACCTCGACTGTCATGTCCTCGAACTGGTAGTGTATCTCCGCGTTCCGGCCGGTCAGCCGGTCGTACAGGCCTATCGCCAGCTCCGGCCAGGTGGTCGTCTCGTCGATCCGCTTCTCGGGGTCTTCGGCGTCGCTCATACGACAGTATGACAGATAGTGACACTCATAAGTGAACGCCCTGACGTGTCTGTGCCGCCGTCGCTGGCCGAGCGAGGAGAGAGCGGGAGATGTGAGTGGGGATGTGCGAGGGGGAGAGCGCGTCAGTCGTCGGTCCGCGTCAGTCGGACGTCGAGACAGACGTTGTGCTCGTGGGGGGCGTACGACCGGACGACGCGTTCGGTCTCGACGGCAACCGCGTACTCGTCGCCCGCGGCGGCCTCGATCGCGCGGCGACCCGGGCCGAACGGGTCGTCCTCGTGCTGGATGTCGTAGTAGTGGACCACGCAGTCGTCGCCGGCGAGCGCGACCGCGGTGTCGACGAACTCGTCCGCGGAGTGCGGGAGGTTCATCACCAGCCGGTCGGCGGTGTCGGCGTACTCGTCCGCGATCTCGCGCACGTCGCCCGCCGTCGCGGTGATGCGGTCGGCAACCCCGTTCCGCGCTGCGTTCTCGCGGAGGTACTCGACCGCGCGCTCGTTGAGGTCGCGGGCGACCACGTCCGCGCCGCGGGCCGCCATCGGGACCGCGTACGGCCCCACGCCGGCGAACATGTCGATCGCGGACTCGCCCTCGTCGACCTGTTCGACCACGCGGTGTCGCTCGGTCGCGAGCCGCGGCGAGAAGTACACCGCGGCGACGTCCAGCAGGAACTCGTGGCCGTACTCGCGGTGGACCGTCTCGGTGCCATTGCCGGCCAGCACGTCCCACTGACGGACGCGCAGTTCGCCCTCGATCGGCGAGGCGCGGTTGAGGACGGTGTCGCAGGGGAGGTCGGCCGCCATCACGGCGTCGGCGATCTCGCGGGCCCGCTCGTCGTCGTCCTCGTCGATTATGACGATGTCGCCGAGGCGCTCCAGCGAGGGCTCGTAGCCGAGGATCTCTGCCGGCGACGTCGGCCGGTTCCGCGCCGCCGCGTCGCGCTCGACGACCCGGTCCGCGAGGTCGGCGGGCACCCGCTCGCGGCCCGCGACGGGGATGTAGATCGTGTCGCCGTCGACGGCGATCTGGTGGTCGCCGTCGAGGGCGTCGGCGTCGGCGAGGCGGCTCCGGACGGTCTCGCCGCGCTCGCGGGCGACGGCGACGCAGGGGACGCTCATCGTCGGAGGGACGCGGGCGAGCGAATAAACGGTGACGCTTCGCGGGTCGCCGGTGGCGGTCCCGCGGTCACTCCTCGAACGCGGCCGCGACCGCGTCGAGCAGGGCCGCGTCGTCGACGTCGGCGGGAACGCGGACGAGTCGGTTCGCGGCCGCGGCCACCTCCGCGTTCGGGCCGACCGCGAGCGTCGCCTCCGCGTCGCCGTTCGGGCCGGGGCCGTCGGCGGCTCCCTCGGAGCCGACCGCGAGCGTCGCCTCCGCGTCGGCGGCGAGGTCGCGCGCGGTCGCGACCGCCTCTTCGGTCGGTCCCTCGAAGGGCGGTGCCGTCACCGCAGTCGCGCCGGCGTCCGCGGCGGCTCCGGCGGCCGCGTCGCCCTCGGGGACCACGCCGACGGACGGCTCGTGGCCCGCGGCGGCCAGCCGGGCGACGACGCGGGCCGCCGGCCGGCCCGTGCCGACCACGTGGACCCGCCGCGGTTCGACCTCGCTCCGGGGAAACGCCGTGACCGCGGGCGTTCCCGTCGCGGGGTTGCGCCCGACAAACGCCTCCGCGTCGAAGGCGGAGCCGACCGTCGAGGCGGACAGCACGGACTCGGGCGGCCCGGCGGCCTGAACGCCCCCGTTCGCGAGGACGACGACCTCGTCGCAGTAGCGCGCGGCGGCGTCGAGGTCGTGGATCGCGGCGATCGCCCCGCGCGCGCCCTCGTCGACGAACGAGCGCACCAGCTCCAGGGTCTCGACCGCGTGGTTCACGTCGAGGCTGGCGGTCGGCTCGTCCAAGAGGAGGAGCGGGGCCGCCTGCGCCAGCGCCCGCGCGAGCAGCACGCGCTGGCGCTCGCCGCCGGAGACCGCCGTGATCGACCGGTCGGCGAAGCGCTCGACGTCCGCGGCCGCCATCGCGGCGTTCACCGCGGCGTCGTCCTCGACGCCGTGGGCGTCGAACCGGCCGAGATGGGGCGTCCGACCCATCTCGACGACGTGGCGCACGCGGAGGTCGAACGCGAGGTTCGTCGCCTGCGGGACGCTCGCGACCCGGCGGCCGACCTCGCGGGCCGACAGCGACGCGGCCGGGTCGCCGCCGACTCGGACCGTCCCCGCGTCCGGCTCGACCGCGCCGGTCGCCGCGCGCAACACCGTGGTCTTGCCGGCACCGTTCGGACCGACGAGGCCGACGAGCGAGCCGGCCTCGACCCGGAGGTCGACGCCCGAGACCACGTCGACGTCGCCGAAGGAGACGGCCACGTCCGAGAGCGACAGGAGGGGATCGTCGCCGAACGAGAGCGACGTGTCGGGGACAGACTCGGGGTCGACGGCGGGTCCCTCCGCGGGCGGAGATGTGGGATCGTCTGCGGACGGCGATCCGGGATCGTCTGTGGGCCGCGAACCCTCGCCGTCCTCGGGGCGGTCGGCGCTCACAGCTCCGACACCTCCCGGGTCACGAGCAGGTAGACGAAGAAGGGCGCGCCGACCGCGGCGGTGATGATGCCGACCGGGTACTCCGCGGCCGCCGAGCGCGCGACCGTGTCGGCGGCGACGAGGAAGGTGCCGCCGAAGAGCGCCGCGGTCGGGAGCAGTACCCGGTGGTCCGGACCGACGACGAGCCGGAGCATGTGCGGGACGATGAGGCCGACGAACCCGATCACGCCGGCGAACGCGACCCCGGCGGCCGTGACGAGCGCCGAGGCCGCGAGCAGCACCCGCTTGGTTCGCTCGACCGCGATCCCCAGCCCGCGGGCCTCCTCCTCCCCGAGCAGGAGGACGTTGAGGTCGCGGGCGTACGCGAGCAGTACGGCGAAAAGCGGCGGCACGACGACGGCGGTGATCGCGACCTCGCTCCACGCCGCCCCCGAGAGGTGGCCCATCAGCCACGCGACGATCTGCCGGAGCGACTCGCCCGCCTGTAGCTGGAGGTACGAGACGACCGCGCCGAGGAACGTCTGGACCGCGACGCCGGCCA
This genomic stretch from Halorubrum hochsteinianum harbors:
- a CDS encoding class I SAM-dependent methyltransferase, whose amino-acid sequence is MSVPCVAVARERGETVRSRLADADALDGDHQIAVDGDTIYIPVAGRERVPADLADRVVERDAAARNRPTSPAEILGYEPSLERLGDIVIIDEDDDERAREIADAVMAADLPCDTVLNRASPIEGELRVRQWDVLAGNGTETVHREYGHEFLLDVAAVYFSPRLATERHRVVEQVDEGESAIDMFAGVGPYAVPMAARGADVVARDLNERAVEYLRENAARNGVADRITATAGDVREIADEYADTADRLVMNLPHSADEFVDTAVALAGDDCVVHYYDIQHEDDPFGPGRRAIEAAAGDEYAVAVETERVVRSYAPHEHNVCLDVRLTRTDD
- a CDS encoding ATP-binding cassette domain-containing protein, yielding MSADRPEDGEGSRPTDDPGSPSADDPTSPPAEGPAVDPESVPDTSLSFGDDPLLSLSDVAVSFGDVDVVSGVDLRVEAGSLVGLVGPNGAGKTTVLRAATGAVEPDAGTVRVGGDPAASLSAREVGRRVASVPQATNLAFDLRVRHVVEMGRTPHLGRFDAHGVEDDAAVNAAMAAADVERFADRSITAVSGGERQRVLLARALAQAAPLLLLDEPTASLDVNHAVETLELVRSFVDEGARGAIAAIHDLDAAARYCDEVVVLANGGVQAAGPPESVLSASTVGSAFDAEAFVGRNPATGTPAVTAFPRSEVEPRRVHVVGTGRPAARVVARLAAAGHEPSVGVVPEGDAAAGAAADAGATAVTAPPFEGPTEEAVATARDLAADAEATLAVGSEGAADGPGPNGDAEATLAVGPNAEVAAAANRLVRVPADVDDAALLDAVAAAFEE
- a CDS encoding helix-turn-helix transcriptional regulator, which encodes MQRASVVLVVVALIGAAGLAVGAGGAGAVPFEGGFAQMDVEPDDVSMEVAVEPDGDARWTVEYRIRLGTDEEEQAFEELRADVENDTEAYTSRFRDRMASTAATAEEATGRNMTVSNATVTAERRELPQSYGVLTYRFEWTNFAAVDGDRLRVGDAVDGLFLDDSSSLILSWPEGYRLAETTPEPSEVRDRSVVWNGPVDFSAGQPRITAAPAGPLAGIPTAGLLAVVGILVVAGGVVAYRRRIGDGGEGGGVPAAGASGAAASDAAADGAAASGADPGGDETAGAGAAAADDDSASDEEEDPTESEDAPPVDSDLLSNEEQVLRLVESEGGRMKQKRVAEELDWTAAKTSQVVTGLRDEGDLDGFRLGRENVLSLPDYDPEGDPSANGGESDGGGGGDDGEAESGGDEPDGAGATGTD
- a CDS encoding rubrerythrin-like domain-containing protein, with translation MRPETDHVEEEVYECFECGRRTDSPGQCECGGELRHLGRSRDL